The following are from one region of the Stanieria cyanosphaera PCC 7437 genome:
- a CDS encoding permease — MIQLHNAFTLFLSLLVEAIPFLLLGVILSSSLLFLTDERKLINKLPKNPFLGALVGSCVGFLFPVCECGNVPVARRLLIKGVSPGVAVAFLLAAPTINPVVIWSTWVAFGEQPQIVIFRVLFSLAIATLIGFVFSWQVDSKSILQPALVRVLWAKTSALKLSREPQLEKVPVLLQSGTFLLGQGETLPLDNSLLDTLPSFTTSTTTLSKSQLFLNNVVQELRELGGMLILGSAIAATIQVFVPREFILHLGQDTITSILAMMLLAAVVSICSTVDSFFALSFAATFTSSSLLAFLIFGPMIDIKGIGLMLSIFKPRIIAYIFAIAAQLTFIFTLIYSYFF; from the coding sequence ATGATTCAACTGCACAATGCCTTTACTCTCTTCCTCAGTTTATTAGTCGAGGCAATACCTTTTTTACTTTTGGGGGTTATATTATCAAGTTCTCTGTTATTTTTAACGGATGAACGCAAATTAATTAATAAATTACCAAAAAATCCTTTTCTGGGAGCTTTAGTGGGTAGTTGTGTTGGTTTTTTGTTTCCTGTGTGTGAGTGTGGAAATGTTCCTGTCGCACGAAGACTGTTAATTAAAGGTGTATCCCCTGGAGTAGCGGTGGCTTTTTTGTTGGCAGCCCCAACTATTAATCCTGTGGTAATTTGGTCGACTTGGGTGGCTTTTGGTGAACAACCTCAAATTGTAATTTTCAGAGTTTTGTTTTCTTTAGCGATCGCAACTTTGATTGGTTTTGTGTTTAGTTGGCAAGTTGATAGCAAGTCGATTTTACAACCAGCTTTAGTAAGAGTGTTATGGGCAAAAACTTCCGCACTTAAGTTGAGTCGAGAACCTCAATTAGAGAAAGTACCTGTACTGTTACAATCGGGTACTTTTTTATTGGGTCAGGGTGAAACTTTACCTTTAGATAATTCTTTGCTCGATACTTTACCAAGTTTTACTACTAGCACGACTACTTTATCAAAAAGCCAATTGTTTTTAAATAATGTGGTGCAAGAGTTACGAGAATTGGGAGGGATGTTGATCCTCGGAAGTGCGATCGCAGCTACCATTCAAGTGTTTGTTCCCCGTGAATTTATTCTGCATTTGGGACAAGATACAATTACTTCGATTCTGGCAATGATGTTGCTGGCAGCAGTAGTTTCAATTTGTTCGACGGTTGATTCCTTTTTTGCGCTTTCTTTTGCTGCTACTTTTACTAGTAGTTCGCTACTGGCTTTTTTAATTTTTGGTCCGATGATTGATATCAAGGGAATTGGTTTGATGTTGTCGATTTTTAAACCAAGAATTATTGCTTATATTTTTGCGATCGCAGCCCAACTAACTTTTATTTTTACTTTGATTTATAGTTATTTTTTCTAA
- a CDS encoding TIGR03943 family putative permease subunit, with translation MFNSLISLPKNKSPKFLRWLDILVLLAWGLLLLKYSVTGQYKLLIHPNYFGLIVVSSIVLLALGLLKTFIYWQSSLDTTDNNEHITLLPTGWSGTLLLLVAIAGLIISPRVLNSDTALARGVSDTLPLTRSQPQTFRTSTKPEERTIIDWVRTLNAYPEPDAYAGQPANVTGFVIHLPELPDNYLLLSRFIVTCCAVDAYPVGIPIKLEGNRTAYPPDSWLTVTGTMGTENLTSAESKTTKRQLVLTAKTIESIPTPADPYDY, from the coding sequence ATGTTCAATTCATTGATTTCTTTGCCAAAGAATAAATCACCCAAGTTTCTGCGTTGGTTAGATATTTTAGTTTTATTGGCTTGGGGTTTGCTACTACTCAAATATTCTGTTACTGGTCAATATAAATTATTAATCCATCCCAACTACTTTGGCTTAATTGTAGTTAGTAGCATCGTTTTATTGGCTTTAGGTTTATTAAAAACTTTTATATATTGGCAATCATCTTTAGATACTACTGATAATAACGAACATATTACGCTGTTACCTACTGGCTGGAGTGGAACTTTATTATTACTTGTTGCGATCGCAGGTTTAATAATTTCTCCTCGGGTGTTAAATAGCGACACGGCTTTGGCTAGGGGAGTTTCCGACACTTTACCTCTCACTCGTAGCCAACCCCAAACCTTTCGTACTTCAACCAAACCAGAAGAACGTACCATTATTGATTGGGTAAGAACTTTAAATGCTTATCCTGAACCCGATGCCTATGCTGGACAACCAGCTAATGTAACAGGGTTTGTGATTCATCTTCCCGAACTTCCTGATAATTATCTGCTTTTATCTCGTTTTATCGTAACTTGTTGTGCAGTAGATGCTTATCCAGTGGGAATTCCAATCAAACTTGAAGGCAACCGTACCGCTTATCCTCCCGATAGTTGGCTTACTGTAACAGGAACAATGGGAACTGAAAATTTAACTAGTGCCGAGAGTAAAACGACCAAAAGACAACTGGTACTAACCGCCAAAACGATTGAATCAATTCCTACACCAGCAGATCCTTACGATTATTAA